The following coding sequences are from one Leptospira mayottensis 200901116 window:
- the argJ gene encoding bifunctional glutamate N-acetyltransferase/amino-acid acetyltransferase ArgJ — protein MPKGFSSFGINIGIKDNTKDFGVIYSDIPCKAATMFTKNNYPGAPVIVGKEHAQSGVLQAVVINSKNSNVATGEKGIQNSREICKTIGESLGIDEKLVLPSSTGVIGIPLKMEIILPACKKAKSLLKPGNLEEVAEAIMTTDKRKKISFRKIKTKSGEGTIYGIAKGAGMIEPNMATMLCYILSDVSLPKGTDLYSVLKSSVDQSFNCLTIDSDTSTSDTVALLCNGLSGESSMEDFSQALTEICIDLTKLIAIDGEGATKLIELTIKGAKNEIQARKIGKSILNSPLVKTAIYGGDPNWGRLVMAVGKVFEEPIPFENLQIYFGALPVKEASPETLKKLSEYLKNNTEISLNVMLNIGTVSMKFWGCDFSEEYIKENAYYTT, from the coding sequence ATGCCCAAAGGCTTTTCATCTTTCGGAATCAATATAGGAATTAAAGACAATACGAAAGATTTCGGCGTTATTTACTCCGATATACCTTGCAAAGCGGCGACCATGTTTACAAAGAACAACTATCCTGGTGCTCCAGTGATCGTCGGAAAAGAGCACGCTCAATCCGGAGTCCTTCAAGCGGTCGTCATTAATTCCAAAAACTCCAACGTTGCGACGGGAGAAAAAGGAATTCAAAACTCCAGAGAAATCTGCAAAACAATCGGAGAATCTCTCGGCATCGACGAAAAGTTAGTTCTCCCTTCCTCCACCGGAGTGATCGGAATTCCCCTAAAAATGGAAATCATTCTTCCCGCTTGCAAAAAAGCGAAATCTCTTCTAAAACCGGGAAACCTGGAAGAAGTCGCAGAAGCAATCATGACTACAGATAAGAGAAAAAAGATTTCTTTCCGAAAAATTAAAACCAAATCGGGAGAAGGCACAATCTACGGAATCGCAAAAGGTGCGGGAATGATTGAACCGAATATGGCGACAATGCTCTGCTACATTCTTTCCGATGTTTCTCTTCCAAAAGGAACCGATCTCTATTCAGTTTTAAAATCATCAGTTGATCAAAGTTTCAATTGTTTGACCATCGATTCGGACACTTCCACTTCGGATACAGTCGCGTTACTCTGCAACGGTTTGTCCGGTGAAAGTTCGATGGAAGATTTTTCCCAAGCTCTTACCGAAATCTGCATCGATCTTACAAAACTCATTGCAATCGATGGGGAAGGTGCAACTAAATTAATTGAACTCACAATTAAAGGCGCGAAAAATGAAATCCAAGCAAGAAAAATCGGCAAGTCCATCCTCAATTCTCCCCTAGTAAAAACAGCGATTTATGGTGGAGATCCGAACTGGGGAAGATTAGTGATGGCTGTGGGCAAGGTTTTCGAGGAACCCATTCCGTTCGAAAACCTCCAAATTTATTTCGGGGCCCTCCCCGTCAAAGAAGCAAGTCCAGAAACCTTAAAAAAGCTTTCCGAATATTTAAAAAATAATACTGAAATTTCTTTAAATGTAATGTTGAATATTGGGACGGTTTCCATGAAATTTTGGGGCTGCGATTTTTCGGAAGAATATATAAAAGAAAATGCTTACTACACTACCTGA
- a CDS encoding response regulator codes for MKNQSGNPGQKVLVVDDEEDIAELIRFHLEENGYQVDTCQNGLEVLPKLEKNTPDLVILDLMLPGIGGMDLCKKIKEKYSMPIIMVTAKSGETEAVLGLELGADDYVRKPFSTRELIARVRSVLRRTKEGEEEEQFEGNITIGNIFLNLKAHKAFINNSEVDLTLIEYKILNLFMTNPGVAFTRDKLLDRVWGKDIYVTDRAVDVNIKRLRDKLGDEKERLETIRGIGYRFNEA; via the coding sequence ATGAAAAACCAATCAGGGAACCCAGGGCAAAAAGTCCTCGTCGTAGATGATGAAGAAGACATCGCCGAACTGATCCGATTTCACCTCGAAGAAAACGGCTACCAAGTAGATACGTGTCAGAACGGATTAGAAGTACTTCCAAAATTGGAAAAGAATACTCCGGATCTAGTTATTTTAGATCTTATGCTTCCGGGAATAGGAGGTATGGATCTTTGTAAAAAAATCAAAGAAAAATATTCCATGCCGATCATTATGGTCACCGCTAAATCCGGTGAAACCGAAGCAGTTCTCGGACTTGAACTCGGCGCAGACGATTATGTTCGCAAACCTTTCAGTACCAGGGAGTTGATTGCAAGAGTACGTTCTGTTTTAAGAAGAACGAAAGAAGGCGAGGAAGAAGAGCAATTCGAAGGAAATATCACTATCGGAAACATCTTTCTTAATCTGAAAGCACATAAAGCATTTATCAATAACTCCGAAGTCGATTTAACGTTAATCGAATATAAAATTCTGAATCTTTTCATGACCAATCCCGGAGTAGCTTTTACAAGGGACAAATTATTAGATCGGGTTTGGGGAAAAGATATTTACGTCACCGATAGAGCCGTCGACGTAAATATTAAAAGATTACGCGATAAACTCGGAGACGAAAAGGAAAGACTCGAAACGATACGCGGAATCGGCTATAGATTCAATGAGGCGTAG
- a CDS encoding HAMP domain-containing sensor histidine kinase: MRRSLFSKLLLSNWLLLLVLLVVAGIVLFAEKFVHSDFKILLFSFYVLFAMFGTFYMSYSIAKSVAEPLDRIEKKTGEINAGDFGSELALSDIRELADLASSINLMSTRLKSQFVDLTIEKEKFDSVLQNLKEGVFAIDPESASILFQNKSIPGSLIEPNSRSRKVADATRDPRLLEFVSNHLRGSGDSKMELDLGQNFYTIKMYPLKTNGKTLMYIGVIRNITEEKQSHIIREQFVQNASHELKTPITSIKGYTETLLDRLRLSPESHEKRFLDAISRNTDRMVRIVEDMLTITRIENQTKISGEEEFSLKSLVENLSYTVEGVASPKGQKFLVEMPEPLMIAADWVLLEHMLLNLISNASAYSPEGKTITLKIFPFESDQVQFQVIDQGIGIQDEDKSRIFERFFRVDKNRSRKEGGTGLGLSIVKHIVRLHHGSVKVFDNPEGGTIFAVTIPIRYQAETF; the protein is encoded by the coding sequence ATGAGGCGTAGCTTATTTTCAAAACTTCTTCTCAGTAACTGGTTACTTTTGCTAGTCCTTCTCGTTGTTGCCGGAATCGTTCTTTTTGCGGAAAAGTTTGTTCATTCCGATTTTAAAATTCTTCTGTTTTCGTTTTATGTTCTTTTCGCGATGTTCGGAACATTCTACATGTCATATTCGATCGCCAAAAGTGTAGCGGAACCTTTGGATAGAATCGAAAAAAAGACAGGAGAGATTAATGCAGGCGACTTTGGATCCGAATTGGCTCTATCGGACATTCGAGAACTCGCAGACCTCGCTTCTTCCATCAACTTAATGTCTACAAGACTTAAAAGCCAGTTTGTGGATCTCACGATCGAAAAAGAAAAATTCGACTCCGTTTTACAAAACCTAAAGGAAGGAGTTTTTGCGATCGACCCCGAAAGTGCTTCTATTCTTTTTCAAAACAAAAGTATCCCAGGATCCCTCATCGAACCGAATTCCAGATCCAGAAAAGTCGCAGACGCAACTCGAGATCCGAGGCTCTTGGAGTTTGTATCGAACCACCTCAGAGGATCGGGCGATTCCAAAATGGAACTGGACCTTGGACAAAATTTTTACACAATCAAAATGTATCCTCTGAAAACAAATGGTAAAACTCTCATGTATATTGGAGTAATCAGAAATATTACCGAAGAAAAACAGTCCCATATCATAAGAGAACAATTTGTTCAGAATGCTTCCCACGAACTAAAAACACCGATTACGTCCATTAAGGGATACACTGAAACGTTACTCGATCGTTTACGTCTTTCTCCCGAAAGCCACGAGAAAAGATTTTTAGACGCAATTTCAAGAAATACAGATCGTATGGTTCGTATTGTGGAAGATATGCTCACGATTACTCGGATCGAAAACCAGACCAAGATCTCCGGAGAAGAGGAATTTTCCTTAAAGTCTCTTGTGGAGAATTTAAGTTATACAGTCGAAGGAGTTGCGTCTCCTAAGGGACAGAAGTTTCTAGTGGAGATGCCGGAGCCTCTAATGATCGCAGCCGATTGGGTCCTTTTGGAGCACATGCTTTTGAATTTAATTTCGAATGCTTCCGCTTATTCCCCCGAAGGTAAAACAATTACTCTGAAAATTTTCCCTTTCGAATCAGATCAGGTCCAGTTTCAAGTGATCGATCAAGGAATTGGAATTCAAGACGAGGATAAAAGTAGAATTTTCGAAAGATTTTTCCGAGTTGATAAGAACCGTTCCAGAAAAGAAGGAGGAACCGGCTTAGGTCTCTCCATCGTAAAACATATCGTTCGTCTTCACCACGGCTCCGTAAAAGTTTTCGACAATCCAGAAGGCGGAACTATTTTTGCGGTTACGATTCCCATTCGCTATCAGGCCGAAACGTTCTGA